A single window of Nicotiana sylvestris chromosome 5, ASM39365v2, whole genome shotgun sequence DNA harbors:
- the LOC138869789 gene encoding uncharacterized protein — translation MGSGYRDIENSMMYSKEPIKLEQVRQALNSSDMRRHIEGDRDDQASGLFVRGRTSQQGKSKSKHRSKSRVNKKNTKCWGCGKKEHFERDCPMSKSKEKASASTVEQVHDFDNDYVLTTSCNNNSSYGNKWVLDSACTLHMTFRKDWFSSYEKSGGTVVMSNNATCAIVGIGSVRVRCHDGVVRTIT, via the exons atggggtcag gatatcgtgatattgagaattcaatgatgtatagcaaggagcctatcaagcttgagcaagtgcggcaggcacttaactctagtgatatgcggaggcacattgaaggagatagagatgaccaggcaagtgggctctttgtgagaggccggactagccaacagggaaagagcaaatcaaagcacagatcaaagtctcgtgtgaacaagaagaatacaaagtgttggggttgtggcaagaaggagcactttgaacgagactgtccaatgtcaaagtccaaggaaaaggcgagtgcatccacagttgaacaggtacatgattttgataatgattatgtactaacaacatcgtgtaataataatagtagttatggaaataaatgggtgttagactctgcttgcactctgcatatgacgttccgaaaagactggtttagcagctatgagaaaagtggaggaaccgtagtaatgagcaataatgcaacttgtgcaatagttggcattggctcagttcgggttcgctgccatgatggagtcgtgaggactattacataA